The Tamandua tetradactyla isolate mTamTet1 chromosome 5, mTamTet1.pri, whole genome shotgun sequence genome window below encodes:
- the SKIC2 gene encoding superkiller complex protein 2 isoform X3 codes for MMETERLVLPPPGPLDLPLRAVELGCTGRWELLNVPGAPESTLPHGLPPCAPDLQQEAEQLFLSSPAWLPLHGVEHSDWKWQRKTDPWSLLAAPGAPVPSDLQAQRHPTTGQILGYKEVLLENTHLSAMTSLSLHRPPGSPSQALWGNPMQYPFWPGGMDEPTMTDLSTLEEAEKEIDFEKDLLTIPPGFKKGVDFAPKNHPAPAPGLLSLSRLLELLDLGGGDEDESEVVGQFGDPRGDTASASPCSAPLARASSLEDLVLKEASTAESPPEPTKPQPEEQWAIPVDVTSPVGDFYRLIPQPAFQWAFEPDVFQKQAILHLERHDSVFVAAHTSAGKTVVAEYAIALAQKHMTRTIYTSPIKALSNQKFRDFRNTFGDVGLLTGDVQLHPEASCLIMTTEILRSMLYNGSDVIRDLEWLIFDEVHYINNAERGVVWEEVLIMLPDHVSIILLSATVPNALEFADWIGRLKRRQIYVISTVARPVPLEHYLFTGNSTKTQGELFLLLDSRGAFHTKGYYAAVEAKKERMSKHAQTFGAKQPMYQGGPAQDRGMYLSLLTSLHTRAQLPVVVFTFSRGRCDEQASGLTSLDLTTNSEKSEIHLFLQRCLTHLRGSDRQLPQVLHMTELLHRGLGVHHSGILPILKEIVEMLFSRGLVKVLFATETFAMGVNMPARTVVFDSMRKHDGSTFRDLLPGEYVQMAGRAGRRGLDSTGTVILLCKGRVPEMADLHRMMMGKPCQLQSQFRLTYTMILNLLRVDALRVEDMMKRSFSEFPSRKDSKAHEQSLADLTKRLEALEEADVTGQLVDLPEYYSWAEELTETRNQIQKRIIESVNGLKSLSAGRVVVVKNQEHKNALGVILQVSSNSTNRIFTTLVLCDKSISKDPQDKGLATPDVPYPDDLVGVKLFLPEGPCDHIVAKLQPGDVAAITTKVLRVNGEKILEDFSKRQQPKFKKDLPLPAVTTAVQELLRLAQAHPAGPHTLDPVKDLQLKDISVVEDELRARKLEELILGAQCVHSPHFPDQSCPQCTPAEEVGGEA; via the exons ATGATGGAGACAGAGCGACTTG TGTTACCTCCCCCAGGTCCTCTGGACCTGCCTCTTCGGGCGGTGGAGCTGGGATGTACAGGGCGCTGGGAGCTACTGAATGTGCCTGGGGCTCCAGAGAGCACC CTTCCCCATGGGCTCCCTCCTTGTGCCCCAGATCTGCAGCAAGAAGCAGAGCAGTTGTTTCTGTCATCCCCAGCCTGGCTGCCTCTGCATGGTGTGGAACACTCAGACTG GAAATGGCAAAGGAAGACAGATCCTTGGTCTCTCCTGGCTGCCCCGGGGGCCCCAGTCCCTTCCGACCTACAGGCCCAAAGACACCCAACCACTGGCCAGATACTGGGCTATAAGGAG GTGCTGCTGGAGAACACACATCTATCAGCCATGACCTCCTTGTCTCTTCACCGGCCCCCAGGGTCCCCTTCCCAAGCCCTGTGGGGGAATCCGATGCAGTATCCCTTCTGGCCAG GTGGGATGGATGAGCCTACCATGACAGATCTGAGCACTTTGGAGGAGGCTGAGAAGGAGATAGACTTTGAGAAAG ATCTCCTTACTATTCCACCTGGCTTCAAGAAAGGCGTGGACTTTGCACCAAAGA ATCACCCTGCACCAGCTCCTGGGTTGCTCAGCCTCAGCCGTCTGCTGGAGCTCCTGGATCTGGGTGGGGGTGATGAGGACGAGAGTGAGGTGGTGGGACAGTTTGGAGATCCCAGAGGGGACACTGCCTCAGCCTCTCCCTGCAGTGCTCCCTTAGCCAGAGCAAGCAGCTTGGAGGATCTAGTCTTGAAG GAAGCATCCACAGCTGAATCCCCCCCAGAGCCCACTAAACCCCAACCTGAGGAACAGTGGGCCATTCCTGTGGACGTCACCTCCCCTGTTGGGGACTTTTACCGCCTCATTCCCCAACCGGCCTTCCAG TGGGCGTTCGAGCCAGATGTGTTTCAGAAACAGGCCATCCTGCACTTGGAACGGCACGACTCTGTCTTCGTCGCGGCTCACACTTCTGCAGGGAAGACGGTTGTGGCAGAATATGCCATTGCCCTGGCCCAGAAACACATGACCCG CACCATCTACACTTCGCCCATCAAGGCCCTGAGCAACCAGAAGTTCCGAGACTTCCGAAACACATTCGGGGATGTGGGGCTGCTCACTGGGGATGTGCAGCTGCACCCAGAGGCCTCATGCCTCATCATGACAACAGAGATCCTCCG CTCCATGCTGTACAACGGCTCAGACGTCATCCGGGACCTGGAGTGGCTCATCTTCGATGAGGTTCATTATATCAACAATGCCGAG CGTGGGGTCGTGTGGGAGGAGGTGCTTATCATGCTCCCTGACCACGTCTCCATCATCCTGCTGAGTGCCACTGTCCCCAATGCCCTGGAGTTTGCAGACTGGATTGG GCGACTGAAGCGTCGGCAGATCTATGTGATCAGCACTGTTGCCCGCCCGGTTCCCTTGGAGCATTACCTCTTCACAGGGAACAGTACCAAAACCCAGGGGGAGCTCTTCCTGTTGCTGGACTCCCGGGGTGCCTTCCACACAAAGGG GTACTATGCAGCAGTGGAGGCCAAGAAGGAGAGAATGAGTAAACATGCCCAGACCTTTGGGGCCAAGCAGCCCATGTATCAGGGGGGCCCTGCACAG GACCGCGGCATGTACCTGTCTCTTCTGACCTCCCTTCACACCCGTGCCCAGCTGCCCGTGGTGGTGTTCACCTTCTCCCGGGGCCGCTGTGATGAGCAGGCCTCAGGCCTCACCTCCCTTGACCTCACCACGAATTCGGAGAAGAGCGAGATTCATCTCTTCCTGCAGCGCTGCCTCACTCACCTCCGTGGCTCTGACCGCCAGCTGCCCCAG GTCCTGCACATGACGGAGCTTCTTCACCGCGGCCTGGGTGTGCATCACAGTGGTATCCTGCCCATTCTCAAGGAGATTGTGGAGATGCTTTTCAGCCGTGGCCTGGTCAAG gTCTTGTTTGCCACAGAGACCTTTGCCATGGGCGTGAACATGCCTGCCCGAACGGTGGTGTTCGACTCTATGCGCAAGCACGATGGCTCAACCTTCCGGGATCTGCTCCCTGGGGAGTATGTGCAGATGGCGGGCCGGGCGGGCCGGAGGGGCCTGGACTCCACAGGCACGGTCATCCTGCTCTGCAAGGGCCGCGTGCCTGAGATGGCAGACCTGCACCGCATGATGATG GGGAAGCCGTGCCAGCTGCAGTCCCAGTTCCGCCTCACATATACCATGATCCTCAACCTGCTGCGAGTGGATGCCCTCAGGGTGGAGGACATGATGAAAAGGAGCTTCTCCGAGTTTCCATCCCGCAAGGACAGCAAG GCCCATGAACAGTCTCTGGCGGATCTGACCAAGAGGCTGGAGGCCTTGGAGGAGGCTGATGTGACTGGCCAACTGGTTGACCTGCCTGAGTATTACAGCTGGGCTGAGGAACTGACAGAGACAAGGAACCAGATCCAG AAGCGCATCATAGAATCTGTGAATGGGCTGAAATCTCTCTCAGCGGGAAGGGTGGTGGTTGTGAAGAATCAGGAGCATAAGAACGCGCTGGGTGTAATCCTGCAG GTCTCCTCAAACTCCACCAACAGAATATTTACAACCCTAGTCTTGTGTGACAAGTCCATATCCAAGGACCCACAGGATAAGGGGCTGGCCACCCCCGATGTTCCCTATCCAGATGACCTCGTGGGCGTCAAGCTTTTCCTGCCTGAAG GGCCCTGCGACCATATTGTGGCCAAGCTCCAGCCAGGAGACGTGGCTGCCATCACCACTAAGGTGCTCCGGGTGAATGGGGAGAAGATCTTGGAGGATTTCAGCAAGAGGCAGCAACCAAAATTCAA GAAGGACCTTCCTTTACCGGCTGTAACTACTGCTGTCCAGGAATTGCTGCGCCTGGCTCAGGCCCACCCAGCTGGACCCCATACCCTTGACCCTGTCAAAGACCTTCAGCTCAAGGATATTTCAGTGGTGGAAGATGAACTCCGGGCCCGGAAGCTGGAGGAGCTGATCTTGGGGGCTCAGTGTGTGCACAGCCCCCATTTCCCTGACCAG TCTTGTCCTCAGTGTACCCCCGCTGAGGAGGTGGGAGGAGAAGCCTAA
- the SKIC2 gene encoding superkiller complex protein 2 isoform X1, whose protein sequence is MMETERLVLPPPGPLDLPLRAVELGCTGRWELLNVPGAPESTLPHGLPPCAPDLQQEAEQLFLSSPAWLPLHGVEHSDWKWQRKTDPWSLLAAPGAPVPSDLQAQRHPTTGQILGYKEVLLENTHLSAMTSLSLHRPPGSPSQALWGNPMQYPFWPGGMDEPTMTDLSTLEEAEKEIDFEKDLLTIPPGFKKGVDFAPKNHPAPAPGLLSLSRLLELLDLGGGDEDESEVVGQFGDPRGDTASASPCSAPLARASSLEDLVLKEASTAESPPEPTKPQPEEQWAIPVDVTSPVGDFYRLIPQPAFQWAFEPDVFQKQAILHLERHDSVFVAAHTSAGKTVVAEYAIALAQKHMTRTIYTSPIKALSNQKFRDFRNTFGDVGLLTGDVQLHPEASCLIMTTEILRSMLYNGSDVIRDLEWLIFDEVHYINNAERGVVWEEVLIMLPDHVSIILLSATVPNALEFADWIGRLKRRQIYVISTVARPVPLEHYLFTGNSTKTQGELFLLLDSRGAFHTKGYYAAVEAKKERMSKHAQTFGAKQPMYQGGPAQDRGMYLSLLTSLHTRAQLPVVVFTFSRGRCDEQASGLTSLDLTTNSEKSEIHLFLQRCLTHLRGSDRQLPQVLHMTELLHRGLGVHHSGILPILKEIVEMLFSRGLVKVLFATETFAMGVNMPARTVVFDSMRKHDGSTFRDLLPGEYVQMAGRAGRRGLDSTGTVILLCKGRVPEMADLHRMMMGKPCQLQSQFRLTYTMILNLLRVDALRVEDMMKRSFSEFPSRKDSKAHEQSLADLTKRLEALEEADVTGQLVDLPEYYSWAEELTETRNQIQKRIIESVNGLKSLSAGRVVVVKNQEHKNALGVILQVSSNSTNRIFTTLVLCDKSISKDPQDKGLATPDVPYPDDLVGVKLFLPEGPCDHIVAKLQPGDVAAITTKVLRVNGEKILEDFSKRQQPKFKKDLPLPAVTTAVQELLRLAQAHPAGPHTLDPVKDLQLKDISVVEDELRARKLEELILGAQCVHSPHFPDQYLKLRQRMQIQKEMERLRFLLSDQSLLLLPEYHQRVEVLQTLGYVDEMGTVKLAGQVACAMSSHELLLTELMFDNALSALQPEEIAALLSGLVCQSPGDPGDQLPSTLKQGVERVQAVARRIGEVQVACGLNQTVEEFVGELNFGLVEVVYEWARGMPFSELVGLSGTPEGLVVRCIQRLAEMCRSLRGAARLVGEPVLGAKMEKAVTLLRRDIVFAASLYTQ, encoded by the exons ATGATGGAGACAGAGCGACTTG TGTTACCTCCCCCAGGTCCTCTGGACCTGCCTCTTCGGGCGGTGGAGCTGGGATGTACAGGGCGCTGGGAGCTACTGAATGTGCCTGGGGCTCCAGAGAGCACC CTTCCCCATGGGCTCCCTCCTTGTGCCCCAGATCTGCAGCAAGAAGCAGAGCAGTTGTTTCTGTCATCCCCAGCCTGGCTGCCTCTGCATGGTGTGGAACACTCAGACTG GAAATGGCAAAGGAAGACAGATCCTTGGTCTCTCCTGGCTGCCCCGGGGGCCCCAGTCCCTTCCGACCTACAGGCCCAAAGACACCCAACCACTGGCCAGATACTGGGCTATAAGGAG GTGCTGCTGGAGAACACACATCTATCAGCCATGACCTCCTTGTCTCTTCACCGGCCCCCAGGGTCCCCTTCCCAAGCCCTGTGGGGGAATCCGATGCAGTATCCCTTCTGGCCAG GTGGGATGGATGAGCCTACCATGACAGATCTGAGCACTTTGGAGGAGGCTGAGAAGGAGATAGACTTTGAGAAAG ATCTCCTTACTATTCCACCTGGCTTCAAGAAAGGCGTGGACTTTGCACCAAAGA ATCACCCTGCACCAGCTCCTGGGTTGCTCAGCCTCAGCCGTCTGCTGGAGCTCCTGGATCTGGGTGGGGGTGATGAGGACGAGAGTGAGGTGGTGGGACAGTTTGGAGATCCCAGAGGGGACACTGCCTCAGCCTCTCCCTGCAGTGCTCCCTTAGCCAGAGCAAGCAGCTTGGAGGATCTAGTCTTGAAG GAAGCATCCACAGCTGAATCCCCCCCAGAGCCCACTAAACCCCAACCTGAGGAACAGTGGGCCATTCCTGTGGACGTCACCTCCCCTGTTGGGGACTTTTACCGCCTCATTCCCCAACCGGCCTTCCAG TGGGCGTTCGAGCCAGATGTGTTTCAGAAACAGGCCATCCTGCACTTGGAACGGCACGACTCTGTCTTCGTCGCGGCTCACACTTCTGCAGGGAAGACGGTTGTGGCAGAATATGCCATTGCCCTGGCCCAGAAACACATGACCCG CACCATCTACACTTCGCCCATCAAGGCCCTGAGCAACCAGAAGTTCCGAGACTTCCGAAACACATTCGGGGATGTGGGGCTGCTCACTGGGGATGTGCAGCTGCACCCAGAGGCCTCATGCCTCATCATGACAACAGAGATCCTCCG CTCCATGCTGTACAACGGCTCAGACGTCATCCGGGACCTGGAGTGGCTCATCTTCGATGAGGTTCATTATATCAACAATGCCGAG CGTGGGGTCGTGTGGGAGGAGGTGCTTATCATGCTCCCTGACCACGTCTCCATCATCCTGCTGAGTGCCACTGTCCCCAATGCCCTGGAGTTTGCAGACTGGATTGG GCGACTGAAGCGTCGGCAGATCTATGTGATCAGCACTGTTGCCCGCCCGGTTCCCTTGGAGCATTACCTCTTCACAGGGAACAGTACCAAAACCCAGGGGGAGCTCTTCCTGTTGCTGGACTCCCGGGGTGCCTTCCACACAAAGGG GTACTATGCAGCAGTGGAGGCCAAGAAGGAGAGAATGAGTAAACATGCCCAGACCTTTGGGGCCAAGCAGCCCATGTATCAGGGGGGCCCTGCACAG GACCGCGGCATGTACCTGTCTCTTCTGACCTCCCTTCACACCCGTGCCCAGCTGCCCGTGGTGGTGTTCACCTTCTCCCGGGGCCGCTGTGATGAGCAGGCCTCAGGCCTCACCTCCCTTGACCTCACCACGAATTCGGAGAAGAGCGAGATTCATCTCTTCCTGCAGCGCTGCCTCACTCACCTCCGTGGCTCTGACCGCCAGCTGCCCCAG GTCCTGCACATGACGGAGCTTCTTCACCGCGGCCTGGGTGTGCATCACAGTGGTATCCTGCCCATTCTCAAGGAGATTGTGGAGATGCTTTTCAGCCGTGGCCTGGTCAAG gTCTTGTTTGCCACAGAGACCTTTGCCATGGGCGTGAACATGCCTGCCCGAACGGTGGTGTTCGACTCTATGCGCAAGCACGATGGCTCAACCTTCCGGGATCTGCTCCCTGGGGAGTATGTGCAGATGGCGGGCCGGGCGGGCCGGAGGGGCCTGGACTCCACAGGCACGGTCATCCTGCTCTGCAAGGGCCGCGTGCCTGAGATGGCAGACCTGCACCGCATGATGATG GGGAAGCCGTGCCAGCTGCAGTCCCAGTTCCGCCTCACATATACCATGATCCTCAACCTGCTGCGAGTGGATGCCCTCAGGGTGGAGGACATGATGAAAAGGAGCTTCTCCGAGTTTCCATCCCGCAAGGACAGCAAG GCCCATGAACAGTCTCTGGCGGATCTGACCAAGAGGCTGGAGGCCTTGGAGGAGGCTGATGTGACTGGCCAACTGGTTGACCTGCCTGAGTATTACAGCTGGGCTGAGGAACTGACAGAGACAAGGAACCAGATCCAG AAGCGCATCATAGAATCTGTGAATGGGCTGAAATCTCTCTCAGCGGGAAGGGTGGTGGTTGTGAAGAATCAGGAGCATAAGAACGCGCTGGGTGTAATCCTGCAG GTCTCCTCAAACTCCACCAACAGAATATTTACAACCCTAGTCTTGTGTGACAAGTCCATATCCAAGGACCCACAGGATAAGGGGCTGGCCACCCCCGATGTTCCCTATCCAGATGACCTCGTGGGCGTCAAGCTTTTCCTGCCTGAAG GGCCCTGCGACCATATTGTGGCCAAGCTCCAGCCAGGAGACGTGGCTGCCATCACCACTAAGGTGCTCCGGGTGAATGGGGAGAAGATCTTGGAGGATTTCAGCAAGAGGCAGCAACCAAAATTCAA GAAGGACCTTCCTTTACCGGCTGTAACTACTGCTGTCCAGGAATTGCTGCGCCTGGCTCAGGCCCACCCAGCTGGACCCCATACCCTTGACCCTGTCAAAGACCTTCAGCTCAAGGATATTTCAGTGGTGGAAGATGAACTCCGGGCCCGGAAGCTGGAGGAGCTGATCTTGGGGGCTCAGTGTGTGCACAGCCCCCATTTCCCTGACCAG TACCTGAAGCTGCGGCAGCGAATGCAGATACAGAAAGAGATGGAACGGCTGCGCTTCCTGCTGTCAGAtcagtccctgctgctgctcCCTGAGTACCACCAGCGAGTGGAG GTGCTCCAAACCCTGGGTTATGTGGATGAAATGGGCACTGTGAAGCTGGCGGGGCAAGTGGCTTGTGCTATGAGCAGCCATGAACTGCTCCTCACTGAGCTCATGTTTGATAATGCACTGAGTGCCCTGCAGCCCGAGGAGATTGCGGCCCTGCTCTCTGGCCTGGTCTGCCAGAGCCCTGGGGACCCTGGGGATCAGCTTCCGAGCACTCTTAAGCAG GGAGTGGAACGTGTCCAGGCTGTGGCCAGGCGGATTGGTGAGGTCCAGGTGGCCTGTGGTCTGAATCAGACAGTGGAGGAATTCGTGGGGGAGCTGAATTTTGGGCTGGTTGAAGTTGTGTATGAGTGGGCCCGGGGTATG CCTTTTTCTGAGTTGGTAGGGCTCTCAGGGACCCCTGAGGGCCTGGTGGTTCGCTGCATCCAGCGCCTGGCTGAGATGTGCCGCTCGCTGCGGGGGGCAGCCCGCCTGGTAGGTGAGCCAGTGTTAGGTGCCAAGATGGAGAAGGCGGTTACCCTGTTACGGCGTGACATTGTCTTTGCGGCCAGTCTCTACACCCAGTGA
- the SKIC2 gene encoding superkiller complex protein 2 isoform X4: protein MMETERLVLPPPGPLDLPLRAVELGCTGRWELLNVPGAPESTLPHGLPPCAPDLQQEAEQLFLSSPAWLPLHGVEHSDWKWQRKTDPWSLLAAPGAPVPSDLQAQRHPTTGQILGYKEVLLENTHLSAMTSLSLHRPPGSPSQALWGNPMQYPFWPGGMDEPTMTDLSTLEEAEKEIDFEKDLLTIPPGFKKGVDFAPKNHPAPAPGLLSLSRLLELLDLGGGDEDESEVVGQFGDPRGDTASASPCSAPLARASSLEDLVLKEASTAESPPEPTKPQPEEQWAIPVDVTSPVGDFYRLIPQPAFQWAFEPDVFQKQAILHLERHDSVFVAAHTSAGKTVVAEYAIALAQKHMTRTIYTSPIKALSNQKFRDFRNTFGDVGLLTGDVQLHPEASCLIMTTEILRSMLYNGSDVIRDLEWLIFDEVHYINNAERGVVWEEVLIMLPDHVSIILLSATVPNALEFADWIGRLKRRQIYVISTVARPVPLEHYLFTGNSTKTQGELFLLLDSRGAFHTKGYYAAVEAKKERMSKHAQTFGAKQPMYQGGPAQDRGMYLSLLTSLHTRAQLPVVVFTFSRGRCDEQASGLTSLDLTTNSEKSEIHLFLQRCLTHLRGSDRQLPQVLHMTELLHRGLGVHHSGILPILKEIVEMLFSRGLVKVLFATETFAMGVNMPARTVVFDSMRKHDGSTFRDLLPGEYVQMAGRAGRRGLDSTGTVILLCKGRVPEMADLHRMMMGKPCQLQSQFRLTYTMILNLLRVDALRVEDMMKRSFSEFPSRKDSKAHEQSLADLTKRLEALEEADVTGQLVDLPEYYSWAEELTETRNQIQKRIIESVNGLKSLSAGRVVVVKNQEHKNALGVILQVSSNSTNRIFTTLVLCDKSISKDPQDKGLATPDVPYPDDLVGVKLFLPEGPCDHIVAKLQPGDVAAITTKVLRVNGEKILEDFSKRQQPKFKKDLPLPAVTTAVQELLRLAQAHPAGPHTLDPVKDLQLKDISVVEDELRARKLEELILGAQCVHSPHFPDQCTPAEEVGGEA, encoded by the exons ATGATGGAGACAGAGCGACTTG TGTTACCTCCCCCAGGTCCTCTGGACCTGCCTCTTCGGGCGGTGGAGCTGGGATGTACAGGGCGCTGGGAGCTACTGAATGTGCCTGGGGCTCCAGAGAGCACC CTTCCCCATGGGCTCCCTCCTTGTGCCCCAGATCTGCAGCAAGAAGCAGAGCAGTTGTTTCTGTCATCCCCAGCCTGGCTGCCTCTGCATGGTGTGGAACACTCAGACTG GAAATGGCAAAGGAAGACAGATCCTTGGTCTCTCCTGGCTGCCCCGGGGGCCCCAGTCCCTTCCGACCTACAGGCCCAAAGACACCCAACCACTGGCCAGATACTGGGCTATAAGGAG GTGCTGCTGGAGAACACACATCTATCAGCCATGACCTCCTTGTCTCTTCACCGGCCCCCAGGGTCCCCTTCCCAAGCCCTGTGGGGGAATCCGATGCAGTATCCCTTCTGGCCAG GTGGGATGGATGAGCCTACCATGACAGATCTGAGCACTTTGGAGGAGGCTGAGAAGGAGATAGACTTTGAGAAAG ATCTCCTTACTATTCCACCTGGCTTCAAGAAAGGCGTGGACTTTGCACCAAAGA ATCACCCTGCACCAGCTCCTGGGTTGCTCAGCCTCAGCCGTCTGCTGGAGCTCCTGGATCTGGGTGGGGGTGATGAGGACGAGAGTGAGGTGGTGGGACAGTTTGGAGATCCCAGAGGGGACACTGCCTCAGCCTCTCCCTGCAGTGCTCCCTTAGCCAGAGCAAGCAGCTTGGAGGATCTAGTCTTGAAG GAAGCATCCACAGCTGAATCCCCCCCAGAGCCCACTAAACCCCAACCTGAGGAACAGTGGGCCATTCCTGTGGACGTCACCTCCCCTGTTGGGGACTTTTACCGCCTCATTCCCCAACCGGCCTTCCAG TGGGCGTTCGAGCCAGATGTGTTTCAGAAACAGGCCATCCTGCACTTGGAACGGCACGACTCTGTCTTCGTCGCGGCTCACACTTCTGCAGGGAAGACGGTTGTGGCAGAATATGCCATTGCCCTGGCCCAGAAACACATGACCCG CACCATCTACACTTCGCCCATCAAGGCCCTGAGCAACCAGAAGTTCCGAGACTTCCGAAACACATTCGGGGATGTGGGGCTGCTCACTGGGGATGTGCAGCTGCACCCAGAGGCCTCATGCCTCATCATGACAACAGAGATCCTCCG CTCCATGCTGTACAACGGCTCAGACGTCATCCGGGACCTGGAGTGGCTCATCTTCGATGAGGTTCATTATATCAACAATGCCGAG CGTGGGGTCGTGTGGGAGGAGGTGCTTATCATGCTCCCTGACCACGTCTCCATCATCCTGCTGAGTGCCACTGTCCCCAATGCCCTGGAGTTTGCAGACTGGATTGG GCGACTGAAGCGTCGGCAGATCTATGTGATCAGCACTGTTGCCCGCCCGGTTCCCTTGGAGCATTACCTCTTCACAGGGAACAGTACCAAAACCCAGGGGGAGCTCTTCCTGTTGCTGGACTCCCGGGGTGCCTTCCACACAAAGGG GTACTATGCAGCAGTGGAGGCCAAGAAGGAGAGAATGAGTAAACATGCCCAGACCTTTGGGGCCAAGCAGCCCATGTATCAGGGGGGCCCTGCACAG GACCGCGGCATGTACCTGTCTCTTCTGACCTCCCTTCACACCCGTGCCCAGCTGCCCGTGGTGGTGTTCACCTTCTCCCGGGGCCGCTGTGATGAGCAGGCCTCAGGCCTCACCTCCCTTGACCTCACCACGAATTCGGAGAAGAGCGAGATTCATCTCTTCCTGCAGCGCTGCCTCACTCACCTCCGTGGCTCTGACCGCCAGCTGCCCCAG GTCCTGCACATGACGGAGCTTCTTCACCGCGGCCTGGGTGTGCATCACAGTGGTATCCTGCCCATTCTCAAGGAGATTGTGGAGATGCTTTTCAGCCGTGGCCTGGTCAAG gTCTTGTTTGCCACAGAGACCTTTGCCATGGGCGTGAACATGCCTGCCCGAACGGTGGTGTTCGACTCTATGCGCAAGCACGATGGCTCAACCTTCCGGGATCTGCTCCCTGGGGAGTATGTGCAGATGGCGGGCCGGGCGGGCCGGAGGGGCCTGGACTCCACAGGCACGGTCATCCTGCTCTGCAAGGGCCGCGTGCCTGAGATGGCAGACCTGCACCGCATGATGATG GGGAAGCCGTGCCAGCTGCAGTCCCAGTTCCGCCTCACATATACCATGATCCTCAACCTGCTGCGAGTGGATGCCCTCAGGGTGGAGGACATGATGAAAAGGAGCTTCTCCGAGTTTCCATCCCGCAAGGACAGCAAG GCCCATGAACAGTCTCTGGCGGATCTGACCAAGAGGCTGGAGGCCTTGGAGGAGGCTGATGTGACTGGCCAACTGGTTGACCTGCCTGAGTATTACAGCTGGGCTGAGGAACTGACAGAGACAAGGAACCAGATCCAG AAGCGCATCATAGAATCTGTGAATGGGCTGAAATCTCTCTCAGCGGGAAGGGTGGTGGTTGTGAAGAATCAGGAGCATAAGAACGCGCTGGGTGTAATCCTGCAG GTCTCCTCAAACTCCACCAACAGAATATTTACAACCCTAGTCTTGTGTGACAAGTCCATATCCAAGGACCCACAGGATAAGGGGCTGGCCACCCCCGATGTTCCCTATCCAGATGACCTCGTGGGCGTCAAGCTTTTCCTGCCTGAAG GGCCCTGCGACCATATTGTGGCCAAGCTCCAGCCAGGAGACGTGGCTGCCATCACCACTAAGGTGCTCCGGGTGAATGGGGAGAAGATCTTGGAGGATTTCAGCAAGAGGCAGCAACCAAAATTCAA GAAGGACCTTCCTTTACCGGCTGTAACTACTGCTGTCCAGGAATTGCTGCGCCTGGCTCAGGCCCACCCAGCTGGACCCCATACCCTTGACCCTGTCAAAGACCTTCAGCTCAAGGATATTTCAGTGGTGGAAGATGAACTCCGGGCCCGGAAGCTGGAGGAGCTGATCTTGGGGGCTCAGTGTGTGCACAGCCCCCATTTCCCTGACCAG TGTACCCCCGCTGAGGAGGTGGGAGGAGAAGCCTAA